Proteins encoded in a region of the Deltaproteobacteria bacterium genome:
- a CDS encoding PAS domain S-box protein, giving the protein MTLPGSAIGCSAAIAAAPIRLVLARADARNPKLDRGIPSCPQSLEPAPAKAWGGHPGAVGLRMDSRLRGNDGGESARRDKTLGHSSTEPVRKLVAWWRRRPRLRGEAGTGACPTMVWFLSGWRIAPVRRFPHRLSSLVVDGFREYRKLKVGTVAGHQIAVTASQDIPCPAVGEVTPVKARKRHDARRSANATTRTAVTPTKPSGRADEKPRTRNQRLRLGRQAGLTRKRAEEQPAESERLLRAIVESEPECVKLVAADGTVLAMNPAGLAMVEADREEQVVGNSIYSLVTPGHHATFQALNEAVFRGESRITEFTIVGLKGARRWVESHARPLRNAEGQIIAQLAVARDVTERKRAEVALQRSEERYRSLVENLNDVIFTANTLGNLTYISPAVESVWGYTAQEVIGEPFSRFVHPDDLPAIRVSFAATLVGLPESIEFRVLDKDGGLRWIRTSTRAQFDRDHAVGFIGIVTDITERKRAEEALQESEARYRQLVELSPDGIAVHSEGKVVFVNNVGVSMLGATEAADLIGKPILDFVHPDYRDLVTERVRHTAYEHQPASPVEEKFIRLDGSVVDVEVVGMPLTYGGKPAVQLVVHDITERKRAEEALRASEERYRELFENANDIVYTHDLTGNFTSINKAAERVTGYGREEAVGRNITELVVPEHLSVAIEATARKLAGEATPPYELDILTKDGRKVPVEVSTRLVLREGKPVGVQGIARDITERKRTEEEIRRLNAELEERVRQRTAELEAANRELEAFSHSVAHDLRAPLRHIDGFTKMLLEDCAPQLDAQGRQYLQRVREGSQRMEALITDLLALSRVARSEMHWQDVDLSALARTVAADLQKTQPDRQVEFVIGDGVVVHGDAGLLQAALENLLGNAWKYTSKHPRARIEFGRTEEHGQPVYFVRDDGAGFDMTHASKLFAAFQRLHSSAEFEGTGVGLATVARIVHRHRGRIWAESAVGRGATFFFTL; this is encoded by the coding sequence GTGACTCTGCCCGGCAGCGCCATCGGTTGCTCGGCAGCAATCGCAGCAGCACCGATCCGACTTGTCTTAGCGCGGGCTGACGCCCGTAACCCAAAGCTCGACAGGGGTATTCCGTCATGCCCGCAATCCTTAGAGCCTGCCCCCGCGAAGGCGTGGGGCGGGCATCCAGGGGCGGTGGGGCTCCGGATGGATTCCCGCCTTCGCGGGAATGACGGAGGGGAATCTGCGCGCCGCGACAAGACTTTGGGCCATAGTAGTACAGAGCCTGTGAGGAAATTGGTGGCTTGGTGGCGCAGGCGCCCCCGCCTGCGCGGTGAGGCAGGCACGGGGGCCTGCCCCACCATGGTCTGGTTCTTGAGCGGGTGGCGTATTGCTCCAGTCCGGCGATTTCCTCACAGGCTCTCCAGCCTTGTTGTTGACGGATTCAGGGAGTATCGTAAGCTAAAAGTCGGCACAGTCGCGGGGCATCAGATCGCTGTCACTGCCAGCCAGGATATCCCTTGCCCCGCCGTTGGCGAGGTAACACCGGTGAAAGCTCGGAAACGGCATGATGCCAGGCGCTCAGCGAATGCCACCACCAGGACCGCTGTAACGCCGACGAAACCTTCGGGCCGAGCCGACGAGAAACCGCGCACACGCAACCAACGGTTGCGCCTCGGGCGGCAAGCCGGCCTCACCCGCAAGCGAGCGGAGGAGCAACCGGCGGAGAGCGAGCGGCTGCTACGCGCGATCGTGGAATCGGAGCCCGAATGCGTGAAGCTGGTCGCCGCCGACGGGACGGTTCTGGCGATGAACCCGGCTGGTCTGGCCATGGTCGAAGCCGACAGGGAAGAACAGGTTGTTGGTAACTCCATTTATAGCCTGGTGACCCCGGGGCATCATGCGACCTTCCAGGCGCTGAATGAAGCGGTATTCCGAGGGGAATCCAGGATCACGGAATTCACGATCGTGGGCCTCAAGGGCGCCCGGCGCTGGGTCGAAAGCCATGCCCGCCCATTGCGCAATGCGGAAGGCCAGATCATTGCGCAGCTGGCAGTCGCCCGCGACGTCACCGAGCGCAAGCGGGCGGAAGTGGCGCTCCAGCGTTCGGAGGAACGATACCGGTCACTCGTCGAGAACCTGAATGACGTTATCTTCACGGCCAACACGCTGGGAAATCTGACTTACATCAGCCCGGCGGTGGAGAGCGTGTGGGGTTATACGGCCCAGGAAGTCATCGGCGAGCCCTTCAGTCGCTTCGTCCACCCCGATGATCTGCCCGCCATACGAGTCAGCTTTGCGGCGACGCTGGTCGGTCTGCCGGAGTCAATTGAGTTCCGTGTCCTCGACAAAGACGGAGGGCTTCGCTGGATTCGCACCTCCACTCGCGCGCAGTTCGACAGGGATCACGCCGTCGGCTTCATCGGCATTGTCACCGACATCACCGAGCGCAAGCGCGCCGAGGAGGCGCTGCAAGAGAGCGAGGCGCGCTATCGCCAGCTGGTCGAGCTCTCGCCCGACGGCATCGCCGTTCACAGCGAAGGCAAGGTCGTTTTCGTCAACAACGTCGGTGTCAGCATGCTCGGCGCGACCGAGGCCGCGGATTTGATCGGGAAGCCGATCTTGGACTTCGTGCACCCCGATTATCGCGATCTTGTCACGGAACGGGTTCGCCACACGGCGTACGAACACCAACCCGCCAGCCCGGTCGAAGAGAAATTCATCCGGCTCGATGGTAGCGTGGTCGACGTCGAGGTGGTGGGCATGCCGCTCACGTACGGGGGCAAGCCCGCGGTTCAGCTGGTCGTTCACGACATCACCGAGCGCAAGCGGGCGGAGGAGGCGCTGCGGGCGAGCGAGGAGCGTTATCGCGAACTGTTCGAGAATGCCAACGACATCGTGTATACCCATGACCTCACTGGCAACTTCACCTCCATCAATAAAGCCGCGGAGCGAGTCACCGGCTACGGCCGTGAGGAAGCCGTTGGACGGAACATAACGGAACTCGTCGTTCCGGAGCACCTCTCGGTTGCCATCGAGGCGACCGCGCGCAAGCTCGCCGGAGAAGCGACTCCGCCCTATGAATTGGACATTCTCACCAAGGACGGCCGCAAGGTGCCGGTGGAGGTCAGCACGCGCCTCGTCCTGCGGGAGGGTAAGCCCGTCGGAGTGCAGGGCATCGCGCGCGATATCACCGAGCGCAAGCGGACCGAGGAGGAGATCCGCAGGCTCAACGCCGAGTTGGAGGAACGCGTACGGCAACGCACCGCCGAGCTCGAGGCGGCCAATCGGGAGCTGGAGGCATTCAGCCACTCGGTGGCGCACGACCTGCGCGCCCCGCTGCGGCATATTGATGGCTTCACCAAGATGCTGCTGGAGGACTGTGCACCACAACTCGACGCGCAGGGTCGGCAGTACTTACAACGCGTGCGAGAGGGCAGCCAACGCATGGAGGCGCTGATCACCGACCTGCTCGCGCTCTCCCGGGTTGCGCGGAGTGAGATGCATTGGCAGGACGTGGATCTGAGCGCCCTGGCGCGCACTGTGGCGGCCGATCTCCAGAAGACGCAGCCGGACCGGCAGGTGGAGTTCGTTATCGGCGACGGCGTGGTTGTGCACGGGGACGCCGGGCTACTGCAGGCGGCGTTGGAGAACTTACTCGGTAATGCGTGGAAGTACACCAGCAAACATCCGCGGGCACGGATCGAATTCGGCCGCACCGAGGAGCATGGGCAGCCCGTCTACTTCGTGCGCGACGACGGCGCGGGCTTCGACATGACGCACGCGAGTAAGCTCTTTGCCGCCTTTCAGCGCTTGCACTCCAGCGCCGAGTTCGAAGGCACCGGCGTCGGGTTGGCCACCGTCGCCCGCATCGTTCACCGTCACCGCGGCCGTATCTGGGCTGAGAGCGCGGTCGGACGGGGCGCCACATTCTTCTTCACGCTGTGA
- a CDS encoding PAS domain S-box protein, whose amino-acid sequence MALPTQADNRTDRFLATNRLLEKRTRVSLWVALTGTILLALPDLFSPAQTSTTIYVVDCAMFVVVLLEFQALRAFAHQRLVTSVALFNVSAASVSIAVTGVLAHDIVTTPLMMIFSVMLTAALLPWGLGPQLAAVGVATLTTLWNVYMATGSLNAMAGYPGIATALAFGTSLYIAYEFRRYRVEIEQRTLALRKSNTEVQHANEALQVSERYFRSLIENASDLISVLDSDGTGRYHSPSHARVLGYNPDDFVGGSAFPLVHPDDLPHIMALFTRVVQTLSAAEPWEFRIQHQDGSWRILEGISRNLLDDPAVAGIVINARDVTERKQAEEALRRSEAHFRSLIDNALDLVSILGADGTFRYASPSNERVLGHKPEDLVGRNAFDFVHPDDTESVMKVFTTALRCPGVAPPVEFRFRHKDGSWRFVEAIGNNLLDEPGVAGVVINSRDITERKQAEAEVQRAMTAAEAANRAKSEFVANMSHEIRTPMNGIIGMTELALQTTLTVEQREYLQMVAASGDALMTVINDVLDFSKMEAGKLDLDAVDFDLRDTVGDAIRPLALRAHLKGLELAYEIQPDVPEVLVADPHRLRQILTNLVGNAIKFTERGEIVVEVGRQQLTVDGAESSVSSLPAPIELHVAVRDTGIGISAEKRQAIFRAFEQADSSTTRRYGGTGLGLTISRRLVEMMGGRIWVESEVGRSSTFHFTVRCAVSTQPPARQLLLPADLQDLLVLVVDDNSTNRRILNEMLTHWQMRPTTVDGGVAALGCMMHAVATGRPFPLVLIDAHMPEMDGFELADRIKRTPELAGATIMMLSSADLTGEAARCRELGMAAFLTKPIRQSELLDAILLALGSVTLASPGALLSSESPPPAARSLRFLLAEDNAVNQKLVVRLLEKRGHHVEVANNGKEALAAVELDAFDLVLMDVQMPELDGFEATAAIREREQTTGRHVPIVAMTAHAMKGDEERCLQAGMDGYISKPIQVEKLVAVLARFVSTGEPTSVEHGEQVGGAPANCG is encoded by the coding sequence ATGGCTCTCCCAACTCAGGCAGACAACCGCACGGACCGCTTCCTCGCTACCAATCGCCTTCTCGAGAAGCGAACGCGTGTCAGCCTGTGGGTCGCCCTGACTGGCACGATCCTGTTGGCGTTGCCCGACCTATTCTCCCCGGCCCAGACGTCGACGACCATCTACGTGGTGGACTGCGCCATGTTCGTGGTTGTTCTCCTGGAGTTCCAGGCACTCCGGGCTTTCGCCCACCAGCGGCTGGTCACATCGGTTGCGCTGTTCAACGTCTCCGCTGCAAGCGTCTCAATCGCCGTCACCGGCGTTCTCGCGCATGACATCGTGACAACGCCCCTGATGATGATCTTCAGCGTCATGCTCACCGCAGCTCTGCTGCCCTGGGGGCTGGGTCCGCAGCTCGCGGCGGTGGGAGTGGCGACGCTTACGACTCTGTGGAACGTGTACATGGCCACGGGCAGTCTCAACGCCATGGCCGGGTATCCCGGCATCGCCACCGCGCTCGCGTTCGGCACGTCGCTCTACATTGCCTATGAGTTCCGGCGCTACCGCGTGGAAATTGAGCAACGCACTCTGGCGCTGCGTAAGTCCAACACCGAGGTCCAGCACGCGAACGAAGCGTTGCAAGTCAGTGAACGGTACTTTCGATCGCTCATCGAGAATGCCTCCGATCTCATCTCAGTACTCGACTCCGACGGCACTGGTCGCTACCACAGTCCTTCCCATGCGCGCGTGCTCGGATACAACCCCGACGATTTCGTCGGCGGGTCGGCATTCCCGCTCGTTCATCCGGACGACCTCCCGCACATCATGGCGCTCTTCACCCGCGTCGTTCAAACACTGAGCGCCGCAGAGCCCTGGGAGTTCCGTATCCAGCATCAGGACGGCTCTTGGCGCATTCTCGAAGGCATCAGCAGGAATCTGCTCGATGACCCCGCGGTAGCGGGAATTGTGATCAATGCGCGCGACGTTACCGAACGCAAGCAGGCCGAAGAGGCGTTACGACGCAGCGAAGCACATTTTCGGTCGCTCATCGACAACGCCCTCGACCTCGTCTCGATCCTCGGAGCCGATGGAACATTCCGTTACGCCAGTCCGTCGAATGAGCGGGTCCTCGGACACAAGCCGGAGGACCTTGTAGGCCGGAATGCCTTTGACTTCGTTCACCCGGACGACACCGAAAGTGTCATGAAGGTGTTCACCACCGCACTCCGATGCCCAGGCGTGGCTCCTCCGGTCGAGTTCCGCTTTCGACACAAAGACGGCTCGTGGCGCTTTGTTGAAGCCATCGGGAACAACTTGCTCGATGAGCCGGGAGTGGCCGGAGTCGTTATCAATTCCCGCGACATTACCGAGCGCAAGCAGGCCGAGGCGGAAGTGCAACGGGCCATGACCGCCGCCGAGGCGGCCAACCGTGCCAAGAGCGAGTTCGTGGCCAACATGAGCCACGAGATCCGCACCCCGATGAACGGCATCATCGGCATGACCGAGCTGGCGTTGCAGACCACGCTCACCGTGGAACAGCGCGAGTATCTCCAGATGGTGGCCGCGTCGGGCGATGCGCTGATGACGGTGATCAACGATGTGCTCGACTTCTCCAAGATGGAAGCGGGCAAGCTCGATCTCGATGCCGTGGACTTCGACTTGCGCGACACCGTCGGCGACGCCATCCGGCCGCTGGCACTGCGCGCGCACCTCAAGGGATTGGAGCTGGCCTACGAGATACAGCCGGACGTGCCGGAGGTGCTCGTCGCAGACCCGCACCGCCTGCGGCAGATCCTCACCAACCTCGTCGGCAATGCGATCAAGTTTACCGAGCGGGGGGAGATAGTGGTGGAAGTCGGTCGCCAACAGTTGACGGTCGACGGTGCCGAGTCTTCCGTTTCCAGCCTCCCGGCGCCAATTGAATTGCACGTCGCGGTGCGCGACACCGGCATCGGCATTTCGGCCGAGAAGCGACAGGCGATTTTCCGCGCGTTCGAGCAGGCCGACAGCTCCACGACACGCAGGTACGGCGGCACGGGCCTGGGCCTGACCATCTCGCGGCGGCTGGTGGAGATGATGGGCGGGCGCATCTGGGTGGAGAGCGAGGTGGGCCGGAGCAGCACCTTCCACTTCACCGTGCGCTGCGCGGTGTCCACGCAGCCGCCCGCGCGCCAGCTGCTGCTGCCGGCAGACCTGCAAGACCTGCTCGTCTTGGTAGTGGACGACAACTCGACCAACCGCCGCATCCTCAATGAGATGCTCACGCATTGGCAGATGCGCCCGACGACGGTGGACGGGGGTGTAGCCGCGCTGGGCTGTATGATGCACGCGGTGGCGACCGGCCGGCCGTTTCCCTTGGTGCTCATCGATGCGCACATGCCCGAGATGGACGGGTTCGAGCTGGCCGATCGGATCAAGCGCACGCCCGAGCTGGCCGGCGCCACGATCATGATGCTGTCGTCGGCCGATCTGACGGGGGAAGCGGCGCGCTGCCGCGAGTTGGGCATGGCGGCCTTTCTGACCAAGCCGATCCGGCAGTCCGAGCTGCTCGACGCCATCCTGCTGGCGTTGGGGAGTGTCACACTCGCTTCACCCGGTGCTCTGCTCAGCTCGGAGTCGCCCCCACCGGCTGCGCGATCGCTGCGCTTCCTGCTGGCCGAAGACAACGCGGTGAATCAGAAACTGGTGGTGCGCCTGCTGGAGAAGCGGGGACACCACGTCGAGGTGGCGAACAATGGCAAAGAAGCGCTTGCTGCAGTTGAGCTAGACGCCTTCGACCTGGTGCTGATGGACGTGCAGATGCCCGAGCTGGACGGCTTCGAGGCCACCGCGGCCATTCGCGAGCGCGAGCAGACAACCGGTCGCCACGTCCCCATCGTCGCGATGACCGCGCATGCCATGAAGGGCGATGAGGAACGGTGCCTGCAAGCAGGCATGGATGGGTACATCTCCAAGCCGATCCAGGTCGAGAAACTCGTCGCGGTCCTTGCCCGATTCGTATCGACCGGAGAGCCGACCAGCGTCGAACACGGCGAGCAAGTCGGCGGCGCGCCAGCCAATTGCGGGTGA
- a CDS encoding PAS domain S-box protein, which yields MLLQRIHALLWIVLCGLFPYSLIDPFVSPELVLPLYLLRAILGAVLIAGLLILRRHPTNEWVVWVGMVSIAATCFTAAVSGVIVNDDSVTPILAVTLVMSSAALLPWGMAPHVVTIVVTLVASLWNVYEAHGTLPGPSTYVVGALVGVWIGSIYLAHQLDRDRFALAEHDCERRRAEQALEHRAEFEQLVIDISRNFINAAPAEIESGITTALKAVGEFAGVDRSYVFLFSNEGATMDLAYEWAASDTDLHLEAFRGLPVMAWPWFMEKLRRFEVVHTPRVGDLPPEANAEREILQSRGTQSTVNVPMVSGHSLVGFLGLRSMRSEKAWEPESIALLRIVGEIFVNALARKRAEEALRASEERYRSLVENLNEVVFAMDRDGTFTYFSHAIERAGYAPEEIIGQPFSRFIHPDDLSALQASFARTLAGQLEPAEFRIFGKQGELCWFRTSSRLQFDSGAMVGVTGILTDITERKRAEDALRASEERYRELFENANDIVYVHDLRGNFVSMNWAAERVTGYSRHEAVTMHVSDVVAPEYLQAATLVTERQLAGERGPITYELEILAKDGHRVPLEISSRVVLQDGKPIGVQGVARDITERKKAEAALVASREQLEQEAQISAALARVGQELIASLDAAALLDRLCRITTEVMGCDCCHTYFLQPNEDVFVPVAGCGDTPEQWEAIRVFKVPRALLAGLEQGLVHGVMAQLPGTAAALIAARYGVTVGLAAPLRRGGEIIGILAAAYRGRQEPFTLEQERIARGVAQLASFALQNARLVAELEHANRVKSDFVATMSHELRSPLHQIIGYTGLLLDGEFGGLAPQQEDSLRRLDKSARELLNLINNTLDLSRLETGRVPLELKEIGVAALLDEIAAEMRRVIEKPGVSFEWQVDSQLPRLRTDPVKLKLIIKNLIGNAAKFTEQGRVTVAVRGRRDGVEFAVTDTGIGITAEARAIIFEPFRQAHDTTARYYGGAGLGLYIVRRLLDMLGGTIAVESEVGHGSTFRVWLPLDAGPTGGAASVASGRNDVTPARC from the coding sequence GTGCTCCTGCAGCGGATCCACGCTCTCCTCTGGATCGTTCTCTGCGGTCTCTTCCCCTATTCCCTCATAGACCCGTTCGTTTCCCCCGAGCTGGTTTTGCCCCTCTACCTGCTCAGAGCCATACTGGGCGCGGTCCTCATCGCGGGTTTGCTGATCTTACGACGTCATCCGACGAACGAGTGGGTAGTGTGGGTTGGGATGGTCAGCATCGCCGCCACGTGCTTCACGGCAGCGGTCTCGGGAGTGATCGTCAACGATGACAGTGTAACACCCATCCTCGCTGTCACCCTGGTGATGAGCTCTGCCGCCCTGCTTCCTTGGGGCATGGCGCCGCACGTCGTCACTATCGTGGTCACATTGGTGGCAAGCCTGTGGAATGTGTACGAGGCGCACGGAACGCTCCCCGGACCGAGTACGTATGTCGTCGGTGCGCTGGTCGGGGTCTGGATCGGGTCAATCTACCTCGCCCACCAGCTCGATCGTGACCGCTTCGCCCTAGCGGAGCACGATTGCGAACGCAGACGGGCGGAACAGGCCCTCGAGCATCGCGCGGAGTTCGAGCAGCTCGTCATCGACATCTCGCGGAATTTCATCAACGCGGCGCCGGCGGAAATCGAGAGCGGCATCACCACCGCCTTGAAGGCCGTGGGCGAATTCGCCGGCGTGGACCGCAGCTATGTCTTTCTCTTCTCCAACGAGGGTGCCACGATGGACCTTGCGTACGAGTGGGCGGCCAGCGACACCGACCTGCATCTAGAGGCCTTTCGCGGGTTGCCCGTCATGGCGTGGCCGTGGTTCATGGAGAAACTCCGGCGGTTCGAAGTGGTCCACACCCCGCGCGTGGGTGACCTGCCGCCTGAGGCCAACGCGGAGCGGGAGATCCTTCAGTCGCGGGGAACGCAATCGACGGTCAACGTGCCCATGGTATCGGGGCACTCGCTCGTTGGATTCCTTGGGCTCCGGTCGATGCGGTCGGAGAAAGCTTGGGAGCCCGAAAGCATCGCGCTGCTCAGAATCGTCGGGGAGATCTTCGTCAACGCGTTGGCGCGCAAGCGCGCGGAAGAGGCGTTGCGGGCGAGCGAGGAACGGTACCGTTCGCTGGTCGAGAACCTGAATGAAGTGGTGTTTGCGATGGACCGCGACGGCACGTTCACATACTTCAGCCACGCCATCGAGCGCGCGGGATATGCGCCTGAGGAAATCATCGGCCAGCCCTTCTCGCGCTTTATCCACCCCGACGATCTGTCCGCGCTGCAAGCCAGCTTTGCACGCACCTTGGCGGGCCAGCTCGAGCCAGCTGAGTTTCGCATCTTCGGCAAGCAAGGTGAGCTGTGTTGGTTTCGGACCTCGAGCCGCCTGCAGTTCGACTCCGGCGCAATGGTCGGCGTGACCGGCATCTTGACTGACATCACCGAGCGCAAGCGGGCGGAGGATGCCCTGCGGGCGAGCGAGGAGCGCTATCGCGAGCTGTTCGAAAACGCGAACGACATCGTTTACGTGCATGACCTGCGGGGTAACTTTGTTTCGATGAATTGGGCGGCCGAACGGGTCACCGGATACTCTCGCCACGAAGCGGTCACCATGCACGTCTCCGACGTGGTCGCGCCGGAGTACCTCCAGGCGGCTACCCTGGTCACCGAGCGACAACTCGCTGGAGAACGGGGCCCCATCACGTACGAGCTGGAAATCCTTGCTAAGGATGGCCATCGGGTGCCGCTGGAAATCAGCAGCCGCGTGGTTCTGCAGGACGGCAAGCCGATTGGGGTCCAGGGTGTGGCGCGCGATATCACCGAGCGCAAGAAGGCAGAGGCGGCGCTGGTGGCCTCGCGTGAACAGTTAGAACAGGAAGCGCAGATCTCCGCCGCGCTCGCCCGAGTGGGGCAGGAGTTGATCGCGTCGCTCGACGCGGCCGCGCTGCTCGACCGTTTGTGCCGGATCACCACCGAGGTGATGGGATGCGACTGCTGCCACACCTATTTCTTGCAGCCGAACGAGGATGTGTTCGTGCCGGTAGCGGGCTGCGGCGACACGCCGGAACAGTGGGAGGCGATCCGGGTCTTCAAAGTGCCCCGCGCCCTGCTCGCCGGCCTGGAGCAGGGGCTGGTGCACGGCGTCATGGCGCAGCTCCCAGGGACAGCCGCTGCTCTCATCGCAGCGCGGTACGGTGTCACGGTGGGTTTGGCCGCGCCGCTGCGGCGGGGCGGAGAAATCATCGGCATACTGGCCGCCGCCTATCGCGGTCGGCAAGAGCCCTTTACGTTGGAGCAGGAACGCATCGCGCGCGGTGTCGCGCAACTGGCCTCCTTCGCCTTGCAAAACGCGCGACTGGTTGCAGAACTCGAACACGCGAACCGGGTGAAATCCGACTTCGTGGCCACCATGTCGCACGAGTTGCGCTCGCCGTTGCACCAGATCATCGGCTACACGGGTCTCCTGCTCGACGGCGAGTTTGGCGGCCTGGCACCGCAGCAAGAAGACAGCCTGCGGCGGCTGGACAAGAGCGCGCGTGAGTTGCTCAATCTGATCAACAACACGCTCGATCTCAGCCGCCTCGAGACCGGGCGGGTGCCGCTGGAGTTGAAAGAGATCGGCGTAGCGGCCCTGCTCGATGAGATTGCGGCGGAGATGCGGCGGGTGATCGAGAAGCCGGGCGTCAGCTTCGAGTGGCAGGTGGACTCGCAGCTCCCGCGCTTGCGGACGGACCCCGTCAAGCTGAAGTTGATCATCAAGAACCTGATCGGGAACGCCGCGAAGTTTACCGAGCAGGGCCGCGTGACGGTCGCGGTGCGAGGCCGCAGGGACGGGGTGGAATTCGCGGTCACCGACACCGGGATCGGCATCACCGCCGAGGCGCGGGCGATCATTTTCGAGCCCTTTCGGCAGGCGCACGATACCACGGCACGCTACTACGGCGGCGCCGGCCTGGGCCTCTACATCGTGCGCCGGTTGCTCGACATGCTCGGAGGGACCATCGCCGTGGAGAGCGAGGTCGGCCACGGCTCGACGTTTCGTGTCTGGCTACCGCTCGACGCCGGGCCGACCGGCGGCGCGGCAAGCGTGGCTTCAGGACGGAACGACGTGACACCGGCGCGTTGCTGA